From Chionomys nivalis chromosome 21, mChiNiv1.1, whole genome shotgun sequence, a single genomic window includes:
- the Ddx28 gene encoding probable ATP-dependent RNA helicase DDX28, which yields MALARPMRLLSLAVRLLLEPRRNIAVHSSDEPLPVVRIPRALQRRQQQRQSDRGSFPRPVLVRPGPLLVSARRPELNQPARLTLGRWECAPLASRGWKHRRSRRDHFSIERMQQETPALTNLSSRGSFVDLGLEPRVLHALQEAAPEVVRPTSVQSKTIPPVLRGRHLLCAAETGSGKTLSYLMPLFQRLLRGPGLDSRSSTAPRGLVLVPSRELAEQVQAVAQSLGRYLGLQVTELGGGLGMSKLKLQLCRLPSADVLVATPGALWKALKSQLVSLQHLSFLVLDEADTLLDESFLELVDYILGKSPIAENPAELEDPFNPKAQLVMVGATFPEGVNELLSKVTSPDCLTTVTSPRLHCIMPHVRQTFMRLKGAEKVTELVQILKQHDKANKTKASGTVLVFCNSSSTVNWLGYILDDHKIQHLRLQGQMPASMRAGIFQRFQKGSQDVLVCTDIASRGLDSIHVELVVNYDFPPTLQDYIHRAGRVGRVGSEVPGTVISFVTHPWDVSLVQKIELAARRRRSLPGLASSVKDPLPQQA from the coding sequence ATGGCTTTAGCCCGGCCCATGCGACTGTTGTCGCTAGCGGTTCGGTTGCTTCTGGAGCCCCGACGGAACATAGCGGTGCACAGTTCCGATGAGCCCTTGCCAGTGGTGCGCATTCCGCGGGCTCTGCAGCGACGGCAGCAACAGCGACAGAGCGATCGTGGGAGTTTCCCACGGCCGGTGCTAGTGCGACCCGGTCCACTGCTGGTCTCGGCGCGGCGGCCAGAGTTGAACCAGCCCGCGCGCCTCACGCTGGGCCGTTGGGAGTGCGCGCCACTGGCTTCGCGTGGCTGGAAGCATCGACGATCGCGTCGGGATCATTTTTCCATAGAGCGAATGCAGCAAGAGACGCCCGCGCTGACGAACCTCTCGTCCCGTGGCAGCTTCGTGGACCTGGGTCTGGAGCCCCGAGTGCTGCACGCGCTACAGGAGGCTGCGCCTGAAGTCGTTCGGCCAACCTCGGTGCAGTCGAAAACCATCCCGCCAGTGCTTCGCGGCCGTCACCTCCTTTGCGCTGCCGAAACCGGTAGTGGCAAGACCCTCAGCTACCTCATGCCCCTATTTCAACGTCTCTTGAGAGGACCAGGCCTGGACTCCCGCAGTTCCACAGCTCCCCGAGGCTTGGTTCTGGTACCTTCCCGAGAATTAGCCGAGCAAGTGCAGGCCGTGGCCCAGTCACTGGGTCGGTACCTGGGCCTACAGGTGACAGAGCTTGGGGGCGGCCTCGGCATGAGTAAGCTCAAACTGCAGCTGTGTAGACTACCGTCAGCAGATGTGCTCGTGGCCACTCCCGGGGCTCTGTGGAAGGCCCTGAAAAGTCAACTGGTCAGCTTGCAGCATCTTTCCTTCCTCGTGCTGGATGAAGCCGACACATTGCTGGATGAAAGCTTCCTGGAACTTGTGGACTACATCTTGGGAAAGAGCCCTATAGCAGAAAATCCCGCTGAGTTAGAAgacccctttaatcccaaagctCAGTTAGTGATGGTGGGAGCCACGTTTCCAGAAGGCGTAAACGAACTGCTGAGTAAAGTCACCAGCCCAGACTGTCTCACCACCGTCACCAGCCCCAGGCTCCACTGCATCATGCCTCATGTCAGACAGACATTTATGAGACTAAAGGGAGCGGAGAAGGTAACAGAACTGGTTCAGATCCTCAAACAGCATGACAAGGCAAATAAGACAAAAGCCTCAGGAACCGTCCTGGTGTTCTGCAACAGCTCCAGCACTGTGAACTGGCTGGGATATATTCTGGATGACCACAAAATCCAACATCTGAGACTGCAAGGGCAGATGCCAGCCTCGATGAGGGCCGGCATCTTCCAGAGATTCCAAAAGGGCTCCCAAGACGTCCTTGTCTGCACAGACATAGCATCGCGAGGTCTAGATAGCATCCATGTGGAACTGGTTGTCAATTACGATTTCCCCCCTACTCTGCAGGACTACATCCACAGAGCAGGAAGGGTGGGTCGAGTGGGCAGTGAAGTGCCAGGGACCGTCATCAGTTTTGTGACCCATCCCTGGGATGTGAGCCTGGTCCAGAAAATTGAGCTGGCAGCTCGTCGAAGAAGAAGCCTTCCAGGATTAGCCTcttcagtgaaagaccctttGCCTCAACAAGCCTGA